The sequence CTGCGACTCGCGCTCGGATCCAGCCGCAACCGGATTCTGCGCGGCCTATTTTCCGAAGCAGTGCTCATCTCCCTCGCCGGAGGCGCGGTGGGTGTGATAGCCAGTGCAGCGTTACTGCGCCGATTGAGTGAATGGCAGCCATTTGGGAATTTCCCTATGCATGCGCCAGTAAACCCTGACACGACTGTGTATGGAATTGCGTTCCTTCTGAGCGTGATCAGCGGATTCCTGTTTGCCGCAGTCCCTGTAGCCCACGTACTCCGTACAAGTCCATATGAGATCGTCAAGTCGGGGTCGTCTGCGAGGGTCGGGCGGCATATTACTGGGCGAGACATCTTGCTCGCAGTGCAAATTGCGTTGTGCGCAGTGCTGGTCACCTCGTCGATGGTTGCAGTGCGCGGGCTCTCCCGTACATTGCACGCCCATTTCGGTTTTGAGCCAAAGAACGCTGTGCTGATAAGTGCTGATCTGCACATGGCGGGTTACACCGGCGATCGAGTCCCGCCGATGCAGAAGCGCATGATCGACTCCATCACGGCGATTCCGGGCGTAGAGTCTGTCGGACTTACCGACGCGCTGCTTCTGAATGACCAGAACAGTTCGGATGTCTTTACCGATACTGCGACGGATCTGCGAGCAGCGAATGCCGCAGCGAATACGTACGTGTACCACGTCTCGTCTGGCTATCTTCGTGCCGAGGGCACTACCTTGCTCGCCGGCCGGGAATTCACCTTGCATGACGATAAGAATGCGCCGCGGGTTGCGGTGGTGAATCGGGAGTTTGCGCGCAAACTTTTCGGCCCAACAGAAAAGGCAATCGGCAGTTACTTCAAGATGCCGAATGGAACTCGCGTAGAGGTGGCCGGCCTCGTCGAAGACGGAAAGTATTCCACTCTCACCGAAGACCCGCACGCGGCGCTGTTCCTCCCAATCCTGCAATGGCCCTCCGGCTCGGCGTGGGTGGTCGTGCGCTCCAGCCGCGATCCCCAGCAACTGGGTTCAGATATAAGGAGCGTACTGCGCAAATCGGATGCAGGACTGCCGGTTCAAATCGAACGCCGTTACGACGAGATGGCGGCAGTTATGTTTCCTGCGCAAATGGCGGCTCTGGTCTTGGGCGTGATGGGCGTGATGGGCGCAATGTTGGCGATCACAGGAATCTTCGGAATGGCAGCATATTCGGTCAGCAAGCGGCTGCGAGAGTTGGGGATTCGCGTGGCCCTTGGCGCACAGCGCAAGGAAGTGTTAAAGGCAGCCTTGGGACGCGCTTTTAGGTTGTTGGCTTTTGGTTCGGCTGCGGGACTGCTCTTGGGAATCCTGGCGAGCCGCGTGCTTGCTTTGATCGTGTATGAAGCAACTCCCAACGATCCCCTGGTATTGATAGGCGTTGTTGCAATCATGGTGCTGCTGGGCTTATCGGCAACATGGATACCGGCGCGACGCGCGCTGTCGATTGATCCTGTGATATTGCTTCGCGCGGAGTGAGCTTCCCAGGAAGCTAAATAGATTTGGACAAAGATGAAGCCGCAGTTCTCAAGCCAACTCTCTGTCGGTGTCCGCTGGCGTCGCGTTTCACCAGATGCTGAAAAAGCAGCCTTGGGGCGCTAAGAATTTCGTCGTCAAGGATCCGGATGGGAATCTGCTGCTGTTCGCTGGGCCCGCAAACTAATAGCTACCAAACCGAAATGTTGCTCATCGAGCATGTATCGTCGCCGATGGGGAAGATAACGCTTGTTATCGTAAGGTGAACATGGCTACAGGTTCAGTAACTCCTCAGACGGGGAACGTTGGGGAACAGCAGAACCTCGCAGAGCGGCTGCGCAGTTTTGGGCCAATGGGCCTGCTGGGCGTTGCGATCATTCTGGCCGGA is a genomic window of Acidobacteriota bacterium containing:
- a CDS encoding ABC transporter substrate-binding protein, with product MSGLAQDFRYVLRQLRKSPGFTITAVCTLAMAIGANAVVFSVMNGLILRPLNVPDAQTLYGVQRTTSKDTSHSYPDYQDLRDRNRSFDGLVAYGISQVALDTGEGPSTTWGVEASGNYFDALRIHPYLGRFFHASDEHGLNSTPYIVLSYAYWHTHFQDDRGVLGRVVQINKHPFTIIGVAPPQFRGTLVFFSPNFFVPIVNCEQVDGNDQLNDRGNRSLLMVMGHVKRGVTPAEAIADLNSVGSYLEKAYPKVDGRMSFSLARPNLLGDHFTGPFQAFFAGLMLLTGLVLLAACANLGSLFAARAADRSREIALRLALGSSRNRILRGLFSEAVLISLAGGAVGVIASAALLRRLSEWQPFGNFPMHAPVNPDTTVYGIAFLLSVISGFLFAAVPVAHVLRTSPYEIVKSGSSARVGRHITGRDILLAVQIALCAVLVTSSMVAVRGLSRTLHAHFGFEPKNAVLISADLHMAGYTGDRVPPMQKRMIDSITAIPGVESVGLTDALLLNDQNSSDVFTDTATDLRAANAAANTYVYHVSSGYLRAEGTTLLAGREFTLHDDKNAPRVAVVNREFARKLFGPTEKAIGSYFKMPNGTRVEVAGLVEDGKYSTLTEDPHAALFLPILQWPSGSAWVVVRSSRDPQQLGSDIRSVLRKSDAGLPVQIERRYDEMAAVMFPAQMAALVLGVMGVMGAMLAITGIFGMAAYSVSKRLRELGIRVALGAQRKEVLKAALGRAFRLLAFGSAAGLLLGILASRVLALIVYEATPNDPLVLIGVVAIMVLLGLSATWIPARRALSIDPVILLRAE